The following are encoded in a window of Synergistaceae bacterium genomic DNA:
- the rpsH gene encoding 30S ribosomal protein S8: MYVNDPIADMLTRVRNANMVFHESVDVPSSKLKMEIARILKEAGYIKNYKVINDPKKPYATIRLYLSYGPNRERVIQGLRRISKPGRRIYVGHADLPKVMGGFGIAVISTPKGLKTDSEAGQLGLGGEVLCYVW; encoded by the coding sequence ATGTACGTCAACGACCCTATAGCTGATATGCTCACGCGTGTTCGAAACGCGAACATGGTCTTCCATGAGAGCGTCGACGTGCCGTCGAGCAAGCTGAAGATGGAGATCGCCCGTATCCTGAAGGAGGCGGGCTACATAAAGAACTACAAGGTGATCAACGACCCGAAGAAGCCCTATGCCACGATACGGCTGTACCTCTCGTACGGCCCCAACCGCGAGAGGGTCATCCAGGGGCTGCGCCGCATCAGCAAGCCCGGCAGAAGGATCTACGTGGGTCACGCGGACCTGCCCAAGGTCATGGGCGGATTCGGCATCGCCGTGATATCGACGCCCAAGGGGCTGAAGACCGACTCCGAGGCCGGACAGCTGGGCCTCGGCGGCGAAGTCCTCTGCTACGTCTGGTAA
- the rplF gene encoding 50S ribosomal protein L6: MSRIGRRAIPLPSGAVVTVEDGVIVAKGPKGRLQTPMVPGIDLAVEDGVVKVSRLDDEKQTKAFHGMIRALVANMVTGVSTGFKRNLEIVGVGYRAQMQGKKLILNLGYSNPVEYEAPEGVEITLDGPTKLSVQGIDKQAVGQVSAIIRGFRPPEPYQGKGIRYAGEHIIRKAGKTGAK; this comes from the coding sequence ATGTCTAGAATCGGACGAAGGGCCATACCTCTTCCATCCGGCGCCGTTGTGACGGTCGAGGACGGAGTGATCGTCGCGAAGGGCCCGAAGGGGCGCCTTCAGACGCCAATGGTGCCCGGAATCGACCTGGCCGTAGAGGACGGCGTCGTCAAGGTATCGAGGCTCGACGACGAGAAGCAGACGAAGGCCTTTCACGGCATGATCAGGGCCCTCGTAGCCAACATGGTCACCGGCGTGAGCACCGGCTTCAAGAGAAACCTCGAGATTGTCGGAGTAGGATACAGGGCGCAGATGCAGGGTAAGAAGCTGATCCTCAACCTGGGTTACTCAAACCCGGTGGAGTACGAGGCGCCCGAGGGCGTGGAGATCACCCTGGACGGGCCGACCAAGCTCTCCGTGCAAGGCATCGACAAGCAGGCGGTGGGACAGGTCTCGGCGATCATCCGAGGCTTCCGTCCTCCCGAGCCGTACCAGGGCAAGGGGATCCGCTACGCCGGCGAGCACATAATTCGCAAGGCCGGAAAGACCGGGGCGAAGTAA
- a CDS encoding 50S ribosomal protein L18: MTVKTRNVLREIRHARLRKTLSGTVEIPRMAVFHSLKHIYVQFIDDENGHTLASASTLDPSIRGSLPGTCNVEAAKIVGKIAAERAVAKGIDQVVFDRGGHKYHGKVKALAEAAREAGLKF; the protein is encoded by the coding sequence ATGACAGTCAAGACAAGAAACGTTTTGCGAGAAATACGTCACGCCCGGCTTCGGAAAACCCTTTCCGGCACGGTGGAAATACCCAGGATGGCGGTCTTTCACAGCCTGAAGCACATATACGTGCAGTTCATCGACGACGAAAACGGACACACTCTTGCGTCCGCGTCCACCCTGGACCCGTCGATCCGCGGGAGCCTTCCCGGCACGTGCAACGTCGAGGCGGCGAAGATCGTAGGGAAGATAGCCGCGGAACGCGCCGTCGCGAAAGGCATAGACCAGGTCGTATTCGACAGGGGCGGGCACAAGTACCACGGAAAGGTCAAGGCCCTTGCGGAAGCGGCCCGCGAAGCCGGACTGAAGTTCTAA
- the rpsE gene encoding 30S ribosomal protein S5 has product MKKKLDAKGIELTERVVSINRVSKVVKGGKRFRFSVLVVVGDGDRYVGIGMGKAKEISEAVRKGIERAGRDLVEIKMIGNTIPHPIIGNFGAAKVLLKPASPGTGVIAGGVVRAIMELGGVKDVVSKVIGRTTNPVNIARATMQAIDEMRLPEEILRLRGKKSFEVAAD; this is encoded by the coding sequence ATTAAAAAGAAGCTGGACGCCAAGGGTATCGAGCTCACAGAGAGAGTCGTCTCGATAAACCGCGTGAGCAAGGTCGTAAAGGGCGGAAAGAGGTTCAGGTTCAGCGTGCTAGTCGTCGTCGGTGACGGCGATCGTTACGTCGGGATAGGAATGGGGAAGGCCAAGGAGATCTCCGAGGCCGTCCGCAAGGGCATTGAGAGGGCGGGGAGGGACCTGGTAGAGATCAAGATGATAGGCAACACCATCCCCCACCCCATAATAGGCAATTTCGGTGCGGCCAAGGTTCTTCTGAAGCCCGCGTCCCCCGGAACAGGCGTCATCGCCGGGGGCGTCGTCCGCGCCATCATGGAGCTCGGCGGCGTAAAGGACGTGGTCAGCAAGGTAATAGGGCGCACCACCAACCCGGTGAACATCGCCCGCGCCACCATGCAGGCGATCGACGAGATGCGGCTGCCCGAGGAGATACTGCGACTCAGGGGCAAGAAGTCCTTCGAAGTCGCCGCGGATTAG
- the rpmD gene encoding 50S ribosomal protein L30 produces the protein MAKVRITWKRSAIRRPAKQGRIVRALGLRKLNQTVEHERTPQIMGMVNKVRHLVECVEVED, from the coding sequence ATGGCAAAGGTTCGTATCACCTGGAAGAGGAGCGCCATCCGCAGGCCGGCAAAGCAGGGACGCATAGTCCGAGCCCTCGGCCTTAGAAAGCTCAATCAGACGGTGGAGCACGAGAGGACGCCTCAGATAATGGGAATGGTGAACAAGGTTCGCCACCTGGTAGAGTGCGTCGAAGTAGAGGATTAG
- the rplO gene encoding 50S ribosomal protein L15, translated as MGLHELRPAPGARTKRKRLGKGMASGSGKTSGKGHKGQKSRSGRKVRPGFEGGQMPLIRRVPKRGFSNARFAKVYQVVNVGEIANRFQPGAVVGFEEMYEARLVRKTRLPVKILADGEIGGAFTIKADAFSAEARAKIEAAGGKVEVV; from the coding sequence ATGGGTTTGCACGAACTGCGCCCCGCCCCCGGGGCGAGGACGAAGCGTAAGCGCCTCGGAAAGGGCATGGCGAGCGGAAGCGGCAAGACCTCCGGCAAGGGGCACAAGGGACAGAAGTCCAGAAGCGGACGTAAAGTGCGCCCGGGTTTTGAAGGCGGACAGATGCCGCTCATCAGGCGGGTGCCAAAGAGAGGCTTCAGCAACGCCCGCTTCGCCAAGGTCTACCAGGTTGTAAACGTCGGGGAGATCGCCAACCGCTTCCAGCCCGGTGCCGTCGTCGGGTTCGAGGAGATGTACGAGGCCAGGCTGGTCCGCAAGACCCGCCTTCCCGTAAAAATCCTCGCCGACGGCGAAATAGGCGGAGCGTTCACGATAAAGGCCGACGCCTTCAGCGCGGAGGCCAGGGCCAAGATAGAGGCTGCGGGTGGGAAGGTAGAGGTGGTCTAG
- the secY gene encoding preprotein translocase subunit SecY: MLDSFKDAFRLPDLKRRILFSMGVLLIFRLGAHVPTPGIDAQAMAALFDQGGVLGFLDIFAGGALRRFSVFALGVAPYINSSIVMQLLVVIFPTLEKMQKEGEDGRRKIVQWTRLAAVGFALVQAVGMTFWLRGLGIFSGQLLEGAIVVSTVTCGAIVVMWLGEEISDHGIGNGISLLIFAGIVARVPEAIIQSWSMIRLGEMNLLILLLALVLMVGVVAGCIMLQEGQRRLPVQYAKRVVGNKVYGGQSTFIPLKVNQAGVIPIIFASSVLLFPYSIARFFSGDIALFFQRIFGPGSFVYTIFYVVLIIFFSYFYTAVVFNPADIANNMKKYGGFILGIRPGKPTADFIERVMSRITLAGAVFLAFVALVPNLMTSFLGITSFYFGGTAVLIVVGVALDTVHQIEAQLLMRHYEGILKRKDKAGGLLRF; this comes from the coding sequence GTGCTTGACTCCTTCAAGGATGCATTCAGGCTTCCGGACCTAAAAAGAAGAATCCTCTTCTCGATGGGAGTGCTCCTGATCTTCAGGCTGGGGGCTCACGTCCCCACTCCCGGTATAGACGCACAGGCCATGGCTGCCCTGTTCGACCAGGGAGGCGTGCTGGGCTTCCTCGACATATTCGCGGGCGGGGCGCTGAGGAGGTTCAGCGTGTTCGCCCTGGGCGTCGCCCCCTACATCAACTCGAGCATAGTCATGCAGCTGCTGGTCGTGATCTTCCCCACCCTCGAGAAGATGCAGAAGGAGGGGGAGGACGGGCGAAGGAAGATAGTCCAGTGGACCAGGCTCGCGGCCGTGGGATTCGCGCTTGTGCAGGCCGTCGGCATGACCTTCTGGCTTCGCGGGCTCGGCATATTCAGCGGCCAGCTGCTGGAGGGGGCTATAGTCGTCTCCACCGTGACATGCGGGGCGATAGTCGTCATGTGGCTCGGTGAGGAGATCTCCGACCACGGCATCGGAAACGGCATCTCGCTGCTCATCTTCGCGGGAATAGTCGCCAGGGTGCCGGAGGCAATAATCCAGAGCTGGAGCATGATCCGCCTGGGCGAGATGAACCTGCTTATACTGCTCCTTGCGCTCGTGCTCATGGTCGGAGTCGTCGCTGGCTGCATAATGCTCCAGGAGGGCCAGAGGCGGCTGCCGGTGCAGTACGCCAAGCGAGTCGTCGGCAACAAGGTCTACGGCGGACAGAGCACTTTCATACCGTTGAAGGTGAACCAGGCGGGGGTCATCCCCATCATCTTCGCATCGTCGGTGCTGCTCTTTCCATATTCGATAGCCAGGTTCTTCTCCGGCGACATAGCGCTCTTTTTCCAGAGGATCTTCGGCCCGGGCAGCTTCGTCTACACTATCTTCTACGTGGTGCTGATAATCTTCTTCTCGTACTTCTACACGGCGGTCGTATTCAACCCGGCCGACATCGCGAACAACATGAAGAAGTACGGCGGATTCATCCTGGGCATACGCCCGGGCAAGCCCACGGCGGACTTCATCGAGAGGGTAATGAGCCGCATCACCCTGGCCGGGGCGGTATTCCTGGCCTTCGTCGCTCTGGTCCCGAACCTCATGACCTCCTTCCTCGGGATAACGAGCTTCTACTTCGGCGGCACGGCCGTGCTGATAGTGGTCGGAGTCGCGCTCGACACGGTCCACCAGATAGAGGCGCAGCTGCTGATGCGCCACTACGAGGGCATCCTGAAGCGCAAGGACAAGGCCGGCGGCCTTCTACGGTTCTAG
- a CDS encoding adenylate kinase: protein MRIILLGSPGAGKGTLAEDIVKKHPVAHISTGDIFRENVKKETPLGVKARAYMDSGGLVPDELVLAMMENRLLEPDCAKGFILDGFPRTIPQAEALDAKLAELGLKLDGAVLLDIDDDTVIRRLSGRRVCRKCGAIYNLFFRPSSKGDICERCGGELYQRDDDREEVVRNRLKVYYEQTAPLVEHYEKKGSLRRIRAEREGRSETLLEELERSMGVSR, encoded by the coding sequence ATGAGGATAATTCTTCTGGGTTCGCCCGGAGCGGGCAAGGGGACGCTGGCGGAGGACATAGTGAAAAAACACCCGGTGGCGCATATCTCCACCGGGGACATATTCAGAGAGAACGTGAAGAAGGAGACTCCCCTGGGAGTGAAAGCCCGGGCCTACATGGATTCGGGCGGACTGGTCCCCGACGAGCTAGTGCTGGCGATGATGGAGAACCGCCTGCTCGAGCCCGACTGCGCGAAGGGCTTTATACTGGACGGCTTCCCACGGACCATCCCCCAGGCCGAGGCCCTGGATGCGAAACTTGCGGAGCTCGGATTGAAGCTTGACGGCGCGGTTCTTCTCGACATAGACGACGATACAGTCATACGTCGCCTGTCGGGCCGCAGGGTGTGCCGCAAGTGCGGCGCGATATACAACCTCTTCTTCAGGCCCTCCTCCAAGGGCGATATCTGCGAAAGGTGCGGGGGAGAGCTCTACCAGAGGGACGACGACAGGGAGGAGGTCGTCCGCAACAGGCTCAAGGTCTACTACGAACAGACCGCGCCGCTGGTAGAGCACTACGAGAAAAAGGGATCGCTGCGACGCATAAGGGCGGAGCGCGAGGGAAGAAGCGAGACGCTCCTGGAGGAGCTCGAACGCTCTATGGGCGTCTCACGATGA
- the map gene encoding type I methionyl aminopeptidase, whose protein sequence is MISLKTDREIRLMRKAGRIVADVLDMISDMIRPGLSTGEIDSAAESLIKRSGGLPAFKGYRVPTIKRPFPSAVCASINSEIVHGIPSRERLLQEGDIISIDVGACYSGYYGDAAYTYPVGSVSPERRNLLSVTKQSLEDAILAARAGNTLGDVGHAVEKRVAPHGYGIVRDYSGHGIGKRLHEPPQIPNYGEPGRGITLVAGMTLAIEPMVMAGAEEVFTGRDQWVVKTADGSDAAHFEKSILVQDGDPEILTPWVCA, encoded by the coding sequence ATGATCTCCTTGAAAACGGATCGAGAGATACGCCTTATGAGGAAGGCGGGCAGGATCGTGGCCGATGTGCTCGACATGATATCGGACATGATACGCCCCGGCCTCTCCACTGGCGAGATCGACTCCGCCGCCGAGAGCCTGATAAAGAGGTCCGGCGGACTCCCGGCCTTCAAGGGGTACAGGGTCCCGACCATAAAAAGGCCCTTTCCCAGTGCCGTCTGCGCCTCGATCAACTCCGAGATAGTGCACGGCATCCCGAGCCGGGAACGACTGCTCCAGGAGGGCGATATCATCAGCATAGATGTAGGCGCCTGCTATTCCGGGTACTACGGAGACGCGGCCTACACATACCCGGTGGGCAGTGTGAGCCCCGAGAGGCGAAACCTGCTCTCGGTGACCAAGCAGAGCCTGGAGGACGCGATACTTGCGGCCCGTGCGGGCAACACCCTCGGCGACGTCGGACACGCGGTGGAAAAGCGAGTCGCCCCGCACGGCTACGGAATAGTTCGCGACTACTCCGGGCACGGCATCGGAAAGAGGCTGCACGAGCCCCCGCAGATACCCAACTACGGCGAGCCGGGCAGGGGCATAACCCTCGTGGCCGGGATGACTCTCGCCATAGAGCCTATGGTGATGGCCGGGGCGGAGGAAGTGTTCACGGGAAGAGATCAGTGGGTGGTAAAAACAGCGGACGGCTCCGACGCTGCTCATTTTGAAAAGTCGATCCTCGTTCAGGATGGGGATCCGGAGATACTGACGCCGTGGGTATGCGCCTGA
- the infA gene encoding translation initiation factor IF-1, whose protein sequence is MSNKGEVIEVRGKVVEPLPNAMFRVELDNGHRILAHVSGKMRLHFIRILPGDRVLVSISAYDLSRGRIIYRYK, encoded by the coding sequence ATGTCGAATAAAGGCGAAGTCATAGAAGTTCGGGGAAAGGTCGTAGAACCTCTGCCAAACGCGATGTTCAGGGTCGAGCTTGACAACGGTCACAGGATCCTGGCCCACGTGTCGGGAAAGATGCGCCTTCACTTCATACGCATCCTTCCGGGCGACAGGGTCTTGGTCTCGATATCCGCGTACGACCTCTCGCGGGGCAGGATCATCTATAGATACAAATAG
- the rpmJ gene encoding 50S ribosomal protein L36 produces the protein MKVKPSVKPMCEYCRVIRRKGVVRIICSRNPRHKQRQGKRR, from the coding sequence ATGAAGGTCAAACCATCGGTCAAGCCGATGTGCGAGTACTGCCGGGTCATCCGGCGCAAGGGCGTCGTCCGGATTATCTGCAGCAGAAATCCGCGACACAAACAGAGACAGGGTAAGAGGAGGTAG
- the rpsM gene encoding 30S ribosomal protein S13, with protein MARIAGVDIPREKRVEIALTYIFGIGLTSSKKILAATGVNPDTRVKDLTEEESQKLRKEIEEHYKVEGDLRREVSMNIKRLMDIGCYRGQRHKQGLPVRGQRTKTNARTRKGPRRTVAGKKMATK; from the coding sequence ATGGCCCGTATAGCCGGAGTGGACATCCCCCGCGAGAAGCGGGTGGAGATCGCTCTCACCTACATATTTGGAATAGGCCTCACCTCTTCCAAGAAGATCCTTGCGGCCACCGGTGTCAATCCTGACACCAGGGTGAAGGATCTCACCGAGGAGGAGTCGCAGAAGCTGCGCAAGGAGATCGAGGAGCACTACAAGGTCGAGGGAGACCTTCGCAGAGAGGTCTCCATGAACATAAAGCGCCTGATGGACATAGGCTGCTACAGGGGCCAGCGTCACAAGCAGGGCCTCCCGGTCCGCGGCCAGAGGACCAAGACCAACGCGCGCACTCGCAAGGGGCCGCGCCGCACGGTCGCGGGCAAGAAGATGGCTACGAAGTAG
- the rpsK gene encoding 30S ribosomal protein S11: MAKRTVRRGRKRERKNISYGVAHIYSTFNNTIVCVSDKGGNVLAWASGGNVGFKGTRKSTPFAAQIAATQVAKAVQEHGVQEIDVVVKGPGPGRESAIRSLQAAGLQVNMIKDSTPVPHNGCRPPKRRRV, encoded by the coding sequence GTGGCCAAGAGAACAGTCCGCAGGGGCAGGAAGAGAGAAAGAAAGAACATCAGCTACGGCGTCGCGCACATCTACTCCACCTTCAACAACACGATAGTGTGCGTGAGCGACAAGGGGGGCAACGTGCTTGCCTGGGCGTCCGGCGGAAACGTCGGCTTCAAGGGCACAAGGAAGTCCACCCCGTTCGCGGCGCAGATAGCCGCCACCCAGGTCGCCAAGGCCGTTCAGGAGCACGGCGTTCAGGAGATCGACGTGGTCGTCAAGGGACCGGGACCGGGAAGGGAGTCGGCGATAAGATCGCTGCAGGCCGCCGGACTGCAGGTCAACATGATCAAGGACTCGACGCCGGTGCCCCACAACGGGTGCCGCCCGCCCAAGCGCCGCAGAGTCTAG